The genomic region GCAAGCGGGGAAAAAATGGCGGGCATCATGGTGACCGAGCCGAATTACGGTTCCGATGTTGCCGGAGTTTCCGTTACCGCAAAACCGGCGAACGGCGGTTGGGTAATCAACGGAGTAAAAACTTGGTGTACGTTTGCGGGTTATGCGAATCTTCTTTTGATTCTTTGCAGAACCGAATCCGATCCTTCTTTGAAACACAAAGGTCTTTCGATTCTTCTCGCTGAGAAGCCGAGCTTTCCGGGTCATGAATTTACTTATACGCAGCCCGAAGGCGGAAAGATCGAAGGAAAAGCGATCGGAACCATCGGTTATCGCGGTATGCATTCTTTCGAAGTCTCCTTCGACAACTACTTCGTTCCCGCAGAGAACCTGTTAGGCGGAGAAGCGGGAAGAGGAAAAGGTTTCTACTTCCAGATGGAAGGTTTCGCGGGAGGAAGAATTCAGACCGCGGCGCGCGCTCACGGCGTGATGCAAGCCGCTCTGGAAGCCGCTCTTCGTTACGCACAAGAAAGAGCCGTGTTCCAAAAACCGATCTACGAATACAACTTAACGAAATACAAAATCGCGAGAATGGCGGTGATCTTACAAGCGTCCCGTCAGTTCGCAAATCACGTTGCGAATCTTCTCGACGATCACAAAGGTCAGATGGAAGCGACTTTGATTAAATTCTACGCTTCTAAAGTTGCAGAGTGGGTAACTCGCGAAGCGATGCAGATTCACGGCGGTATGGGATACGCGGAAGAATATGCCGTTTCCCGTTACTTCGTGGACGCGCGCGTATTCTCCATCTTTGAAGGAGCGGAAGAAGTTATGGCTCTCAGAGTAATCGCGAAATCTCTGATGGATCAATACGCGGCGGGTTGATCGAAGAAAACGAGCGCAGTTCGACGTCTTAATTCAAAAAGTTGAATGCCGATGTCGGGCTCGCGCGAAGCGACTCGTGCGAACGACTGCGTAAATTAGGTATATTCAAAAGACTGAATATTTTTGGGAATTAGAAAAAGTCCCTCTCTGCAATACGACCTGCCGTTCGTGAACTCCATACTCTAACTCAGCTTCCGAAAATGATTCAAAAAAGTTAGAAAGAATCGGAAGATTGAATCGATGAGTATATTCAAAATATATATTAGATTACTTATTTTCTCGATCTTCGTTATTTTAATGTATCTAATGGCAATGTAAGTCGTAGGTAGAGATACTTGCGGAAAAAGTCTTCAAAGACTTTGGTATTCTTTCTACAAAGAATCGTTGCGTTCTTGCTAACGAATTTTTTTATTTCAGAAACGGTTTGTCGGCGTCAGATGCAGCTGATTACTGCGAAAGATTGTTGATCGGCGAAGAGAAGAAATATGTATATTTACAGTTGGGAATGCCCACAAGAGTAACGAATCAGACTGAATGTTTTAACGGGGGCGCGATGGCTATTCGGGAAATATCCGTTGAATTCAATCATGATCTGTTGGTAAAGAAAAACTGCCGATCAAAGGAATAGCTTATCCCATTTGTATATGAATGGATGGCATGATTTACCGAGTGGAGGCACTGTTGAAATTAAGGCAGGAATTCCGTTTCAGGTTTCGGACAAAGGATTCTGGAATCTGGAAGAAACGCAGATTCTTACGGAGGCAGCGACGTTCACAAATACGCGACTTGAATGGGCTACTGCTGAACGTTCGAGTCGCTGGAAGAGCGCGTCGATTTGGGCCCCATTTAAAACTCCTTATGAACAACGCCACTGGGCCTTTGCCAAAGTACTTCGTGCTGGATGCGAGAAGTGCGGAAATGAAGTAGGTGTGCGCTTTCATACGTCTCGTTTGGGTGAAAATGTCGAATGGGTTTGCGACAAATGCTGGAAAAGAGTAACGGAAATTTTTTCGAATGAGTCGGATTCGATCTAAGTTTGTGAAATCCGAATTACGCAGATTCTTTTCAAAAATTTGGTTTTCGACTGTGAATTATCAAAGGTCCCGTAACAACTCGGGTCGAATTCAGAACGTATTCAGAAAAAATGAACCCTATTCCAGCGGACAAAATCACAGTACGAAAAAACGAAATCGAATCGTATATTCCTACGATCGCTTTCGATTTTCTTCTCTTTTGGGAATCCTTCTATCTCTTTTAATGATGGGATCGCTTTCGATCGATTTTCTGAAATACGATCTATCTTTTTTCACGCTTATCAAAATGTTATCCTTGTTCGTTCCGGGTTTTATATTGTATTATCTGATTATAGATTCGTTCAATTCTACGAACATTCGGATCGATGTCTGGCACATTGCGGTTTACGATCTTCCGATTCCGATCTACGGAAGAAAGTTGATTCGGAAAGGCGACGTCAAATTCGTAAAGACGGAAACGGAAGATCATTCCTATAGGCGCGACTCCAAGAAGTTACATTCCGTTATCGTGATATTGAACGACAATAAGCGGGTTAAGGTGATCCAACATGTCGCCGATTTCTCGGATGCAAAAGAGATTGAAAGAATGATCCGAGATAATTTACAAACTCCGCGGACTTCGGTTTAAATTCCATTCTTGATTTAGAGCGGGGATCAATTCATGAAGGGGTTGTCGGAACTCCGACGTCTTCCGTAAAACGAGCGCCCCACCCTGATTTTGGGTGGAGGGGAGAGGCGGTGGGAGAACTCGGACGATCTTTCTCTATCGGAAAATTCTGTTTTTGTAAAGTAAAATCCCGATTATAGATGCTGTCGGAACTCCGACAATTTTGCGATTTCATTCTTCTTTTTAAAATTCTTCCGTCCTTTCAGTTCCGAGGAGAATAGATATTTCTTTCTCCCGTGATTCCTTTGAGTTGTCGCGCCCCGAGAAGTTCGAAATTTTCCATTCCGGTTTTGTTCGCGAATTCTTCCGTTGTCAGAATATTCTCCCCGAAATCCTTACACAAAGATTCCACACGGAACGCCTGGTTGACCGCGTTTCCGATCACGGTAAAGTCGAGTCTGTCTTTGGCGCCCACGTTCCCGTAAACGACGTCTCCCACGTTCAACGCCATACCCAAATGAATCTGAGAATCGGGATGTTCCGTATTCCACTGTATTACGGAATTCTTAATCTTACGCGCCGCGCTCAACGCCGCCAAACACGCCTTATGCGAATCTTCTTCCGCGGGAAAAACCGCGAGGATCGCGTCCCCGATAAACTTGAGAATTTCTCCCTTCTCTTCCTGAATCGGTTGGGCCGTGAGTTCGAAATAGTTGTCCAAGACTTCCACGATTCTTTTCGGAGAATTGTTTTCGCTTAAAGAGGAAAAGTCTCTTAGATCCGCGCAAAGAATCGCGGCGTAGATGGTTTCTCCGGTTCCTCTTCTGAATTCTCCCGATAAAACGCGTTTGGATGCGTTCGGTCCGAGATAGACTTCGAGCAATTCGTTGACCGCGAACTTTCTGGATTCCAAATCCAAACGCAAAGAAAGAACGCTTCGAATCGAATTCAAGGATTCGATTTGTTCTTCGGTAAATCCGCCGGGCGCATCGGTCGTCCAAGAAATCGCGCTTCGTATATCGGTGCCGAAAACGGAAACGAAGATACAATAATCGGTTCCGCCTTTCTCTTGTAAGTCGACGCAGATAGGATAGGATAAGTCCGCGTCGGGTCCGGTCAACTTGCAGCGGATAAAATCCTTTTGCCCTTCCCGAATCAAAAAGATGGGACTGTCCTTATATTGCTGTTGTTGTAAACCGTCGTGAGGAATTAATACGACTTGAGTTTCTTCTCCTCTCGTCCAGATGATCGATCGCACCATCACTTCGGGATGCATCGTGGGGATGCTCGTAAAAAATCTCCAGACTGGAATTCCGGCTTCTATGATTTTTTGATTGAGGGTTTCGATCAGTTCCTTGGCTTCCAAGGCTCTCGACGGCGGGCTGGACAACCAGTTTAGAATTTCTTTCATTCCTTCTCTTCGTTCCGATATTGTATTTTGTGTTAGACGATTCACGTTCTATCTCTTACGTTATTTGATTCCCGGAGAAGAGGAAACGTATTCGATCCTAACGTCCGGAAAACCGGTGACAAACTGTATCTTCGTATCGGCGAAAGATTCAACCATTTTCCATCTTCCGCACGAGTCCGGGAAAGAATCCACGACCTTGACTCTTAGATCGGGAAATGAATTGACCACTTGCACTTTGACGTCCGGAAAACTCGTAACGACTTTTATTTTTCCGAATAATTTTTTTCCTTTGAAAGTGCAGTCGACTCCGAGGTTTTTATTCTTCGCTTCGATTCCGTTTTCGATCGCTAAAAAGAAAAGTAACAAAGAGAATATAATATATTTCATACGCGAGGGCTCCGGGGCGTAATTCGGGAAATATACGTTGGAACGATCCAAACCCGAAGCGGTTCCATAAGTTTCAGAACGAATCGAATCGTGTTTCTTTTGTCGAAGGGAGAACGGATTTTGAGAGAGGATTTTGTTTTGATCTTAGGTTTGAATTCCGATTTACAAAAAATGATTTCTTGTAAATCGAATTTCATTTTTCCAAACGATGGACTTAATTTTCTCCCGGAAAACTAGTCACGTATTGGATTTTTATATCCGGAAAGCTGGTTACGAACTGAACCTTCGTATCCGGAAAGGAATCCACGATCTCCCATTTACCGCAAGAGTCGGGGAACGAAGTTACTTTTTGAACTTTGAGATCCGGAAAGGAAGTGACTTCCTGAACTTTTACGTCCGGGAAACTCGTTACGATCTGAATCTTTCCGTAAAGTTTTTTACCTTTGAATGTACAACCGGATTGAACGTTTCCGGCGTACGTCGTTCCGACCGTGATCAACATGATGATCGAAAAAATCATCAGCAATACTTTTCTTGTCATTCGATTCTCCTTTGGCATTCGAATATAACCTGGAAATTAATTATTGAAACTAATTTTTGACGAACGATATCAAAATGGCAATGAACGGATTATAATCGGGATGATTCTTTAGGAACGGATATCGGACGGATTCCGCGATCGGTTCGTCGTTCTTCGTCCATCGCATCGGCTTTTTGTTTCGAAATTGAGTTGCTCAATCGACTCTTTTTTTCGGTATAGTGGATCGAGGGAAAACGATCGAAACCCGAAACGGGAATCGTCGACGACGTCTATGAGCGATTCTTCAAAGAACGGAAAAAACAAACTGACCATCGAAGAGATTCAGGAATGCCTTCGATTTCTGGAATCGCTGACCGAAAATCCGGAACTTCTTACTTCCATTCCCGAAAAAGAAAGAATCGCATTGATGATCGTCGCCGGAAAAATTTCCCGTCCCGATCGAAACGAAATTAGAATCCGTAATAAAACGATCAAACATTCCAGAAAAAAAGAAATCGTAACTCTGGAAAAAAAGGCCCGCGCGTTGACCGGAATCCGCGCCGCAAGAACCGCCACGGTATTCAAAGCTCCTTTGCAAATCGCAGATCAAACCGATATATGGAGAAGCGAAAACGCGCCGGAACTTTCTTCTCCGCGTAATTGTTACGTATGTAAAAAAGAATACACGCGTCTTCATTTCTTTTACGATGCGATGTGCCCCGAATGCGGGGAATTGAATTACAAAAAAAGATTTCAAACCGCGTCTTTGCACGGCCAAGTCGCGTTGATCACCGGATCGAGATTGAAGATCGGTTATCAGGCGACTTTGATGTTGTTGAGAGCGGGCGCGACCGTGATCGCGACTACCCGTTT from Leptospira kmetyi serovar Malaysia str. Bejo-Iso9 harbors:
- a CDS encoding adenylate/guanylate cyclase domain-containing protein, translated to MKEILNWLSSPPSRALEAKELIETLNQKIIEAGIPVWRFFTSIPTMHPEVMVRSIIWTRGEETQVVLIPHDGLQQQQYKDSPIFLIREGQKDFIRCKLTGPDADLSYPICVDLQEKGGTDYCIFVSVFGTDIRSAISWTTDAPGGFTEEQIESLNSIRSVLSLRLDLESRKFAVNELLEVYLGPNASKRVLSGEFRRGTGETIYAAILCADLRDFSSLSENNSPKRIVEVLDNYFELTAQPIQEEKGEILKFIGDAILAVFPAEEDSHKACLAALSAARKIKNSVIQWNTEHPDSQIHLGMALNVGDVVYGNVGAKDRLDFTVIGNAVNQAFRVESLCKDFGENILTTEEFANKTGMENFELLGARQLKGITGERNIYSPRN
- a CDS encoding acyl-CoA dehydrogenase family protein; the encoded protein is MSATKTAVDQATAKKALSVSAGVIEEVTKALAARCSVNGKVSVEKMDENQLVQYQIAWLTSEQKIAEKFIEYAWDASRGTGDLEQEMAIVFAAETVNHVRSEISSRPSEYGIKASDLVSKIYNDEINQFLENAMAIQNYNEIADKIVAKGHFGAYGLDDDHEMFRETFKKFAEDVVMPHAEHVHRHDDIIPEDIIGGLKDMGCFGLCIPESYGGIQPNDKPDNLSMLVVTEELSRGGLGIAGSLITRPEIMSKALLKGGTQEQKDKWLPLLASGEKMAGIMVTEPNYGSDVAGVSVTAKPANGGWVINGVKTWCTFAGYANLLLILCRTESDPSLKHKGLSILLAEKPSFPGHEFTYTQPEGGKIEGKAIGTIGYRGMHSFEVSFDNYFVPAENLLGGEAGRGKGFYFQMEGFAGGRIQTAARAHGVMQAALEAALRYAQERAVFQKPIYEYNLTKYKIARMAVILQASRQFANHVANLLDDHKGQMEATLIKFYASKVAEWVTREAMQIHGGMGYAEEYAVSRYFVDARVFSIFEGAEEVMALRVIAKSLMDQYAAG